One genomic region from bacterium HR17 encodes:
- the iolG_7 gene encoding Inositol 2-dehydrogenase — MGERMERRTFLRTAVSGGVGFWLLRNARSAWSYQANEKLDIAFVGAGGQGAALVDEFAKLGENIVALCDVDWQHAAGTFQKFPAARRYKDFRKMLDELHGQIDAVVVATPDHTHAVASIAAMKLGKHVYCEKPLTWCIAEARMMREVARRQKVATQMGNQGLASSATRQAIEIIRAGALGAVREVHLWTDRPIWPQGIDRPKETPPVPSELDWDLWLGPAPYRPYHPAYHPFRWRGWIDFGTGALGDIGCHAFPMPFLALNLGYPSWVQAVSSGHNGETYPRWSIVQYEFPARGNLPSVRLTWYDGGQKPSAELLKDWLKGETIPDNGHLIVGDKGVMFNGRLLPADRFKDYQPPAPSLPRAPQDNHRLEWVQACKTGTPTMSNFEFAGLVTEVVLLGNVALLTGEKIEFDPKALRAKGCPEADRYLRRTYRKGWSL; from the coding sequence ATGGGGGAACGCATGGAACGGCGCACCTTTTTGCGCACAGCGGTGTCGGGCGGTGTGGGATTTTGGCTCTTGCGCAACGCCCGCTCCGCGTGGAGTTACCAAGCCAACGAGAAACTGGACATCGCTTTCGTCGGCGCCGGCGGACAAGGCGCCGCGTTGGTGGACGAGTTTGCCAAATTGGGCGAAAACATCGTCGCGCTGTGCGATGTGGACTGGCAGCACGCAGCAGGCACCTTCCAAAAATTTCCGGCGGCGAGGCGCTACAAAGACTTTCGGAAGATGCTGGACGAACTGCACGGGCAAATTGACGCCGTCGTCGTGGCGACACCCGACCACACCCATGCGGTGGCGTCCATTGCGGCGATGAAGTTGGGCAAGCATGTCTACTGTGAGAAGCCCTTGACCTGGTGCATCGCTGAGGCGCGGATGATGCGGGAGGTGGCGCGGCGGCAAAAAGTGGCGACGCAGATGGGCAACCAAGGGTTAGCCAGCAGTGCGACGCGCCAAGCCATTGAAATCATCCGCGCAGGCGCGCTGGGTGCAGTGCGGGAAGTGCATCTGTGGACGGACCGTCCCATCTGGCCGCAGGGGATTGACCGACCGAAGGAGACGCCGCCGGTGCCGTCGGAGTTGGACTGGGATTTGTGGCTGGGTCCTGCCCCCTATCGCCCCTACCATCCAGCTTACCATCCGTTCCGCTGGCGCGGTTGGATTGATTTCGGGACAGGGGCGTTGGGCGACATCGGCTGCCATGCGTTTCCGATGCCCTTTTTGGCGTTAAATTTGGGCTACCCGTCGTGGGTGCAAGCCGTTTCGTCGGGACACAACGGCGAGACCTACCCGCGTTGGTCCATCGTGCAATATGAGTTTCCCGCACGGGGCAATTTGCCTTCGGTGCGGTTGACTTGGTATGACGGCGGGCAGAAACCGTCGGCGGAGTTGCTCAAGGATTGGCTAAAGGGTGAGACCATCCCTGACAACGGGCATTTGATCGTCGGTGACAAGGGTGTGATGTTCAACGGGCGGTTGCTGCCGGCAGACCGCTTCAAAGACTACCAACCGCCTGCCCCGAGTTTACCCCGTGCCCCGCAGGACAACCATCGCCTGGAGTGGGTGCAGGCGTGCAAAACGGGGACACCCACAATGTCCAACTTTGAGTTTGCGGGGTTGGTGACAGAAGTCGTGCTGCTGGGCAATGTGGCACTGCTGACGGGCGAAAAGATTGAGTTTGACCCGAAAGCGCTGCGCGCCAAGGGTTGCCCCGAAGCTGACCGCTACCTCCGGCGCACCTACCGCAAAGGTTGGTCGCTGTGA
- the rsgI6 gene encoding Anti-sigma-I factor RsgI6, whose protein sequence is MKRRRFIVTAIGAAAIGVGLQRKGAQKNMDEVAAQEEHQLLATANERIERHRKGDVTVVVRTAQGKPLPHAALQLVQTRHAFLFGCNIFRWGRIANPEREALYRERFAAIFNYATLPFYWAFYERERGKPIYDYTERVVEWCQQHGIVCKGHPLVWDHPASSPSWLPDDFAEIERLSTARVREIVRRFAGQIDLWDVVNEPTHTQFKPSGEFATKMRAWAHQLGPVAYTRLHLQIARQANPKATLLVNDYNTSEAYLRILQQLRDEGGRWLFDVVGIQSHMHGGVWSPQRTWQICERFAQLGLPLHFTETTIVSGPSIDRQRWGETTPDGEERQAEGTERFYTLLFSHPAVQAITWWDFSDDGAWMDAPAGWLRKDMSPKPVYERMMALIKGAWWTKASGVTDAHGEWRTRAVFGDYTLTVRAPDGRTVTYPLTVRQGADNRFEVRLTA, encoded by the coding sequence ATGAAGCGGCGCAGGTTTATTGTGACAGCGATCGGCGCAGCAGCAATAGGCGTTGGATTGCAGCGGAAAGGGGCGCAGAAAAACATGGACGAAGTGGCGGCGCAAGAGGAACACCAATTGCTGGCGACGGCAAACGAACGCATTGAGCGGCACCGCAAGGGCGATGTCACCGTCGTCGTCCGCACGGCGCAAGGCAAGCCACTGCCCCACGCTGCGTTGCAACTCGTGCAAACGCGCCACGCTTTCCTGTTCGGCTGCAACATCTTCCGTTGGGGACGCATCGCAAACCCTGAACGCGAAGCCCTTTACCGCGAGCGGTTTGCGGCAATTTTCAACTACGCCACGCTGCCCTTTTACTGGGCGTTTTACGAGCGCGAGCGGGGTAAACCGATTTACGACTACACGGAGCGCGTCGTAGAGTGGTGTCAACAACACGGCATCGTTTGTAAAGGGCACCCGCTCGTTTGGGACCATCCCGCCAGTTCCCCTTCTTGGCTGCCCGACGACTTCGCGGAGATTGAGCGCCTGTCAACGGCGCGGGTGCGGGAAATCGTCCGACGGTTTGCGGGTCAAATTGACCTTTGGGATGTCGTCAACGAGCCGACGCACACGCAGTTCAAGCCGAGCGGTGAATTTGCGACCAAGATGCGGGCGTGGGCGCACCAGTTGGGTCCCGTCGCTTACACGCGGTTGCACCTGCAAATCGCCCGCCAAGCCAACCCGAAAGCGACATTGCTCGTCAACGACTACAACACCAGCGAGGCTTACCTGCGGATTTTGCAGCAGCTGAGAGACGAGGGAGGACGCTGGCTGTTTGATGTCGTCGGTATCCAAAGCCACATGCACGGCGGCGTTTGGTCACCCCAGCGCACTTGGCAAATTTGTGAGCGGTTCGCCCAACTCGGTTTACCTTTGCACTTCACCGAAACGACCATCGTCAGCGGACCGTCCATAGACCGGCAGCGTTGGGGCGAAACGACGCCCGACGGCGAAGAGCGCCAAGCGGAAGGGACCGAACGCTTTTACACCCTGCTGTTTTCCCATCCCGCCGTGCAAGCGATCACTTGGTGGGACTTCTCCGACGATGGCGCGTGGATGGATGCGCCTGCCGGTTGGTTGCGCAAGGACATGTCGCCCAAACCCGTTTACGAGCGGATGATGGCGCTCATCAAGGGGGCGTGGTGGACGAAAGCAAGCGGCGTCACGGACGCCCACGGCGAATGGCGCACCCGCGCCGTTTTCGGCGATTACACCTTGACCGTCCGCGCGCCGGATGGACGCACCGTCACCTATCCGCTGACAGTGCGGCAAGGAGCGGACAACCGCTTTGAAGTGCGGTTGACCGCCTGA